In a single window of the Flavobacterium sp. W4I14 genome:
- a CDS encoding glycosyltransferase involved in cell wall biosynthesis (product_source=COG0463; cath_funfam=3.90.550.10; cog=COG0463; ko=KO:K20534; pfam=PF00535; superfamily=53448; transmembrane_helix_parts=Inside_1_227,TMhelix_228_250,Outside_251_264,TMhelix_265_287,Inside_288_310): MNKLVSIVIPAYNEADNIFVIAESIKKVFSTINYDYEIILVDDGSADHTLEKIKDYASTADNIFFLEFSKNFGHQLAVKAGMDHAFGDCVISMDCDMQHPPELIPEMLQKWQEGFEVVYTIREEDKNLSKGKRSSSNLFYKTLNWLSDIDLEPGAADFRLLDQKVVSVFRNFHENEPFLRGLVKWLGFKQFAIRYNPAARFSGNSKYTVKKMLRLALHGVTSFSIKPLYSAVYLGFILSFASVLYIPYIIYAFVNHVEVSGWASVIMTIVFFGGLQLIILGIIGIYVGKMFMQSKNRPNYIIRSTNIQQK; this comes from the coding sequence ATGAATAAACTAGTTTCTATAGTAATCCCTGCTTACAACGAAGCCGATAATATTTTTGTAATAGCCGAAAGTATTAAAAAAGTTTTTTCGACCATCAATTACGATTATGAAATTATCCTGGTTGATGATGGAAGTGCCGATCATACGCTCGAAAAAATAAAAGATTATGCTTCAACCGCAGACAATATATTCTTTCTCGAATTTTCTAAAAATTTTGGCCACCAATTGGCGGTTAAAGCGGGTATGGACCATGCTTTTGGCGATTGTGTAATTTCTATGGATTGCGATATGCAACATCCTCCGGAACTGATTCCGGAAATGCTACAGAAATGGCAGGAAGGTTTCGAGGTGGTCTACACCATCAGGGAAGAAGATAAAAATTTATCAAAAGGAAAGAGAAGTTCATCAAACTTATTTTATAAAACTTTAAACTGGCTATCGGATATTGATCTCGAACCAGGCGCAGCCGATTTCCGCTTACTCGATCAAAAGGTTGTTAGCGTTTTTAGGAATTTCCATGAAAACGAGCCTTTTCTACGTGGTTTGGTAAAGTGGCTTGGTTTTAAGCAGTTTGCCATTCGTTACAATCCTGCAGCACGTTTTTCGGGGAATAGCAAGTATACCGTTAAAAAGATGTTAAGGCTGGCCTTACACGGCGTTACCTCTTTCAGTATAAAACCACTGTATTCTGCAGTATACCTGGGTTTCATTCTATCTTTTGCCTCTGTATTGTACATACCCTATATTATTTATGCTTTTGTAAATCATGTAGAGGTTTCGGGTTGGGCATCTGTAATTATGACTATCGTCTTTTTTGGAGGGCTGCAACTCATAATCTTAGGTATCATAGGCATATATGTAGGTAAAATGTTTATGCAGTCTAAAAACCGTCCTAATTATATTATCCGTTCAACCAATATTCAGCAAAAATAA
- a CDS encoding putative FAD-dependent dehydrogenase (product_source=COG2509; cath_funfam=3.50.50.60; cog=COG2509; ko=KO:K07137; pfam=PF03486; superfamily=51905), producing MQKDIEITLLPHEVEQTEVINQKLAESLKLPGSRIKGYEILKRSIDARSRKVIFRLQVKVFVDEEATPEVYTINYKNVSDAKPVIIIGAGPAGLFAALQCIENGLKPIIIERGKDVKQRRRDLAAINKQGLVNTESNYCYGEGGAGTYSDGKLYTRSNKRGDINKVLQVFVNHGAEADIAVDARPHIGTNKLPHIITSIKDTILNAGGEVMFASRMTDILIEFGKVKGIEINFEEKLFADDIILATGHSARDVYELLNSKNILIEAKPFALGVRIEHPQEIIDSAQYHCDIRSEFLPPAYYSLVEQVGARGVFSFCMCPGGIIAPCSTGENEIVVNGWSPSKRNNPYANSGTVVQVTLNDVQGYDPLRMLHFQSEIEKMAFEAGGGNLVAPAQRMVDFVNNKLSIDLPKNSYLPGTKSSMLDNILPDFVSDSLRVALPLFGKKIKGYYTNEAILVGVESRTSSPVRIPRDKETYQHPQVKGLYPCAEGAGYAGGIVSAAIDGINCANAILNAS from the coding sequence ATGCAAAAAGACATCGAAATTACGCTGCTCCCGCACGAGGTAGAGCAAACAGAGGTGATTAACCAGAAACTGGCTGAATCCCTAAAATTACCTGGATCAAGAATTAAAGGTTATGAAATCCTGAAAAGATCGATAGATGCCCGCTCGAGAAAAGTGATATTCAGACTTCAGGTAAAAGTTTTTGTAGATGAGGAAGCCACTCCTGAAGTATACACCATTAATTATAAAAATGTAAGTGACGCGAAGCCTGTAATTATTATAGGGGCTGGCCCAGCGGGCTTGTTTGCAGCTTTGCAGTGTATCGAGAATGGATTAAAGCCCATTATTATCGAACGGGGTAAAGATGTAAAACAACGACGACGAGATTTGGCTGCCATAAACAAGCAGGGTTTGGTTAATACCGAATCTAATTATTGTTATGGTGAAGGTGGAGCAGGAACCTATTCGGATGGCAAGCTATATACCCGTTCTAATAAACGGGGCGATATTAATAAAGTACTTCAGGTTTTTGTAAACCACGGAGCAGAAGCTGACATTGCTGTCGATGCCCGTCCACATATCGGGACCAATAAACTTCCGCATATTATCACTTCCATAAAAGATACGATCCTGAATGCTGGAGGCGAAGTGATGTTCGCTAGCCGTATGACTGATATTTTGATCGAATTCGGAAAAGTAAAAGGAATTGAGATAAATTTTGAAGAAAAGTTGTTTGCCGATGATATTATCTTGGCAACTGGTCATTCTGCAAGAGATGTGTACGAATTATTGAACAGTAAAAATATTCTGATTGAGGCTAAACCATTTGCTTTAGGCGTACGGATTGAGCATCCTCAGGAAATTATTGATTCGGCTCAATACCATTGCGATATTAGATCGGAGTTTTTACCTCCTGCGTACTACAGTTTGGTGGAGCAGGTTGGTGCCCGTGGGGTGTTTTCTTTTTGCATGTGCCCCGGAGGTATTATTGCGCCTTGTTCTACAGGCGAAAATGAAATCGTAGTAAATGGCTGGTCGCCATCTAAACGGAATAATCCTTATGCCAATTCTGGAACGGTGGTTCAGGTTACCTTAAACGATGTTCAGGGTTACGATCCGCTTAGAATGTTGCATTTCCAATCGGAGATTGAAAAAATGGCTTTTGAGGCCGGTGGCGGAAATCTGGTAGCTCCGGCCCAGCGCATGGTTGATTTTGTGAACAATAAATTATCGATCGATTTACCAAAGAACTCCTATCTACCTGGCACCAAAAGTTCGATGCTGGATAATATTTTACCCGATTTCGTATCAGATAGTTTACGTGTAGCCTTACCCTTGTTCGGGAAAAAGATTAAGGGGTATTATACAAATGAAGCTATTTTGGTAGGGGTAGAGAGTAGAACATCATCACCGGTTAGAATTCCGAGAGATAAAGAGACTTATCAGCACCCTCAGGTAAAAGGTTTATATCCTTGCGCAGAAGGCGCAGGTTATGCCGGTGGAATTGTATCGGCAGCAATAGATGGTATTAACTGTGCTAATGCAATATTAAACGCATCTTAA
- a CDS encoding hypothetical protein (product_source=Hypo-rule applied; transmembrane_helix_parts=Outside_1_4,TMhelix_5_27,Inside_28_68), which translates to MEVYQATLIYFYTIYVSFFSKAGSVLLCRFVPAIRYSPDEESGCPLLSGLSGRVLRGFKGWAQETQEA; encoded by the coding sequence TTGGAAGTCTATCAGGCCACGCTGATCTATTTCTACACTATATATGTCTCATTTTTTAGCAAAGCAGGTTCGGTACTGCTATGTAGGTTTGTCCCCGCTATCCGCTATAGTCCCGATGAAGAATCGGGATGCCCGCTGCTATCGGGTTTATCTGGCAGGGTCTTGCGCGGTTTTAAGGGCTGGGCGCAGGAAACCCAGGAAGCCTAA
- a CDS encoding cell wall-associated protease (product_source=KO:K13274; cath_funfam=3.40.50.200; cleavage_site_network=SignalP-noTM; cog=COG1404; ko=KO:K13274; pfam=PF00082; superfamily=52743), producing MMMNVNLKKLTFLAFILCINFGVFAQSKNVQLPANWFNLDLLENGYFGISTEKAYRELLKDKKPKQNIIVAVIDGGVDTRHPDLQNVLWTNKKEILGNGIDDDGNGYVDDIHGWNFIGSKKGNLEFDNLELVRLLRIYTPKYQSTTNLTPLDSTQKEEFKLYKKMVGDFGKKYEDASNTFSVLIAINKVLDSVAKINKKEIPTIEDVDRYKADDETEEQVKTIIRKGSKEDGSFEKFYKNIKDGYKQYDAMLKYNLNPKYDMRAQLVGDDYSNPYQKDYGNNDVEGPDAFHGTHVSGIIGADRTNSIGILGVANNVSIMAIRVVPTGDERDKDVANGIRYAVDNGAKVINMSFGKSYKWDKKAVDSAVKYAELKGVLLVHAAGNDNQNNDIEENFPNKFFDSKEAEVYKEANKKPSKPDFTPPRPMSQNNGMGMRPSYERSALVKPVPIDSAKFKLPHANNWIEVGASAYKDDDNLKADFSNYGKYNVDVFAPGFLIKSTVPDNKYEEADGTSMASPVVAGLAALILSYYPDLKPAQIREIIMKSVSKVAHKVKYKNEKGENVRTPFSEICVSGGIVNAYNALKLAETYK from the coding sequence ATGATGATGAATGTGAACCTTAAGAAATTAACTTTTCTTGCTTTTATTTTGTGTATAAATTTTGGCGTTTTTGCTCAGAGTAAAAATGTACAACTCCCTGCAAATTGGTTTAATCTCGATTTGTTAGAGAATGGATATTTTGGTATCAGTACGGAGAAAGCTTATCGTGAGCTTTTAAAAGATAAAAAACCTAAGCAAAATATTATTGTAGCAGTAATTGATGGTGGAGTGGATACCAGGCACCCTGATTTGCAAAATGTTTTATGGACAAATAAAAAAGAAATTCTCGGAAATGGAATAGACGATGATGGTAACGGTTATGTTGATGATATTCATGGCTGGAATTTTATAGGTTCAAAAAAGGGTAACCTGGAGTTTGATAATTTGGAACTGGTGCGTTTATTAAGGATTTATACTCCTAAATATCAATCAACAACCAATTTAACACCTTTAGACAGTACACAAAAAGAAGAATTTAAGCTGTATAAAAAAATGGTTGGCGATTTCGGCAAAAAATACGAAGATGCCAGCAATACTTTTTCAGTTCTGATTGCCATTAACAAAGTTTTAGATTCTGTAGCCAAGATCAATAAAAAAGAGATCCCTACGATTGAGGATGTTGACCGATATAAAGCCGATGATGAAACTGAAGAGCAGGTAAAAACAATCATCAGAAAAGGTTCTAAAGAGGATGGTAGTTTCGAGAAATTTTATAAAAATATAAAAGACGGGTACAAGCAATATGATGCGATGCTGAAATATAACTTAAACCCTAAATATGATATGCGTGCACAATTGGTTGGCGATGATTATAGCAATCCTTATCAGAAAGATTATGGAAACAATGACGTAGAAGGTCCTGATGCTTTTCACGGAACACATGTATCGGGGATTATTGGTGCTGATCGCACAAATTCTATAGGTATTTTGGGCGTAGCCAATAATGTGAGTATTATGGCGATTAGGGTGGTACCTACAGGTGACGAGCGTGATAAAGATGTAGCCAATGGTATCAGATATGCGGTTGATAATGGTGCTAAAGTAATCAACATGAGTTTTGGTAAAAGCTATAAGTGGGATAAAAAAGCAGTAGACTCGGCGGTAAAATATGCAGAACTTAAAGGCGTATTATTGGTCCATGCAGCCGGAAACGATAACCAGAATAATGATATTGAAGAGAATTTTCCTAATAAGTTTTTCGACAGTAAAGAAGCTGAGGTTTATAAAGAAGCCAATAAAAAGCCTAGCAAGCCAGATTTTACGCCACCTAGGCCTATGTCACAAAATAACGGAATGGGTATGAGGCCATCTTATGAACGATCTGCATTGGTAAAACCTGTACCAATCGACTCAGCAAAGTTTAAGCTGCCCCATGCCAATAATTGGATCGAAGTAGGTGCAAGTGCTTATAAGGATGATGATAACCTAAAAGCTGATTTCTCTAACTATGGCAAATATAATGTAGATGTTTTTGCTCCTGGATTTTTAATCAAATCAACCGTTCCTGATAATAAATATGAAGAAGCTGATGGAACGAGTATGGCCTCTCCTGTTGTGGCTGGCTTGGCGGCATTGATCTTAAGCTATTACCCAGATTTAAAACCAGCGCAGATAAGAGAGATTATTATGAAGTCTGTTTCGAAAGTAGCGCACAAGGTAAAGTATAAAAATGAAAAGGGTGAGAATGTTAGAACACCTTTTAGCGAAATATGTGTTAGCGGAGGTATTGTTAATGCCTATAATGCGCTTAAATTGGCCGAAACGTATAAATAG
- a CDS encoding lipid A 3-O-deacylase (product_source=KO:K09953; cath_funfam=2.40.128.140; cog=COG3528; ko=KO:K09953; pfam=PF09982; superfamily=56925) yields the protein MLKLYFSLLFIGITEIGYAQNYKNELVVISENDAYIDITSDRYYTNSAFIKYRHALNGENLKAGRSKEIIGFELGQKIYNPYYSFVPNPALHDRPFTAYLYGEANFSRFYANKQMLKVSAQIGLTGKDALGEEFQKAFHKLVGQNQIEGWEYGLNSEPTLNLGVEYNKLLMSTNNKIFDITGTTSAAVGNVITKANLGTMFRLGRFNDMDGSSAFNSLVSNNHPNKSQRKYELFLSVSPQLHAIAFDSSLQGGLFLNDKGPITFKPKPIVFTTQVGLTFAIARWTANYTATFTSNEVKNSATGYRYAFYSLAYRFSKS from the coding sequence ATGCTCAAATTATACTTTTCTCTGCTATTTATCGGCATAACGGAAATCGGTTATGCGCAAAATTATAAAAATGAGCTTGTTGTTATCTCTGAAAACGATGCTTACATTGACATTACCAGCGACCGTTATTATACAAACAGTGCTTTTATTAAATATAGGCATGCCCTGAATGGAGAGAATTTAAAAGCAGGGAGAAGCAAAGAGATTATCGGGTTTGAGCTTGGCCAAAAAATATACAACCCTTATTACAGCTTTGTACCAAACCCTGCCCTACACGACCGCCCTTTTACAGCATACCTTTATGGTGAGGCAAATTTTAGTCGGTTTTACGCGAACAAACAGATGCTTAAGGTTTCTGCACAGATTGGACTTACCGGAAAAGATGCTTTGGGTGAAGAGTTTCAGAAAGCGTTTCATAAACTGGTTGGTCAAAATCAGATTGAAGGATGGGAATACGGTTTAAACAGTGAACCAACATTAAATTTAGGTGTAGAATACAACAAGCTTTTAATGAGCACAAATAATAAAATATTTGATATTACGGGAACAACTTCGGCAGCAGTTGGTAATGTGATTACAAAAGCAAATCTCGGCACAATGTTTCGCTTGGGCAGATTTAACGATATGGATGGTTCATCGGCTTTTAATAGCTTGGTGAGCAATAACCATCCGAACAAATCGCAACGCAAGTACGAACTTTTCCTTTCTGTTAGCCCTCAGTTACATGCCATTGCTTTCGATTCGAGTTTGCAGGGCGGATTATTTTTGAACGATAAAGGGCCGATCACCTTTAAGCCCAAGCCAATTGTCTTTACCACACAGGTAGGTTTGACCTTCGCCATTGCACGCTGGACAGCCAATTATACCGCTACTTTTACTTCGAATGAAGTTAAAAACAGTGCCACCGGCTACCGTTATGCCTTTTATAGTCTTGCTTACCGTTTTAGTAAAAGCTAA
- a CDS encoding putative damage-inducible protein DinB (product_source=COG2318; cog=COG2318; pfam=PF05163; superfamily=109854), translated as MFNITNEIKKAFNGDAWHGNHVMQTLNNVNPESAFSHFVPGAHSIAEIALHLTAWTEEVTSRLSGKPAAEPAMGDWPVPESRTAKAWERIIFNFKIANEELIRLCESMKNNQWDDEVKSERNPALGTGVTNAELLSGLAQHHAYHSGQIALLSKF; from the coding sequence ATGTTTAATATTACGAACGAAATTAAAAAGGCATTTAATGGCGATGCCTGGCATGGTAACCATGTAATGCAAACTTTAAATAACGTTAATCCTGAAAGTGCGTTTAGCCATTTTGTGCCAGGGGCGCATTCTATTGCCGAAATCGCCCTGCATTTAACTGCATGGACAGAAGAAGTTACCTCAAGATTGAGTGGAAAACCTGCTGCAGAACCCGCAATGGGCGATTGGCCAGTGCCCGAAAGTAGAACGGCTAAGGCCTGGGAGCGCATTATCTTTAATTTTAAAATTGCTAATGAAGAACTCATCCGCTTGTGCGAAAGCATGAAAAATAACCAATGGGATGATGAAGTAAAGAGTGAGCGGAACCCGGCGTTGGGAACAGGCGTAACCAATGCAGAGCTTTTAAGTGGTTTAGCACAGCACCATGCCTACCATTCTGGTCAAATTGCTTTGCTTTCTAAGTTTTAG
- a CDS encoding putative CoA-binding protein (product_source=COG1832; cath_funfam=3.40.50.720; cog=COG1832; ko=KO:K06929; pfam=PF13380; superfamily=51735), which yields MKKTLIIGASPNPSRYAYKAANMLTRFNHEIVNVGIKKGEVAGVEIEKPDQIHTDIDTITLYIGPALQLQYHDYILATKPKRVIFNPGTENYELEKLLDQHNIEPVEACTLVLLSTGQY from the coding sequence ATGAAGAAGACACTTATTATCGGCGCATCGCCAAACCCATCCAGATATGCTTATAAAGCAGCCAATATGCTCACGCGCTTCAATCACGAAATTGTTAACGTGGGTATAAAAAAAGGAGAGGTTGCAGGTGTAGAAATTGAAAAACCGGATCAGATCCACACCGATATAGATACCATAACTTTATATATTGGCCCAGCCTTACAGCTACAATATCACGATTACATCCTGGCAACAAAACCCAAACGGGTAATTTTCAATCCGGGAACTGAAAATTATGAGCTCGAAAAATTATTGGATCAGCACAATATCGAACCAGTTGAAGCCTGTACTTTGGTATTGCTAAGCACCGGGCAATATTAG
- a CDS encoding hypothetical protein (product_source=Hypo-rule applied; pfam=PF09594; transmembrane_helix_parts=Inside_1_11,TMhelix_12_34,Outside_35_91,TMhelix_92_111,Inside_112_131,TMhelix_132_154,Outside_155_163,TMhelix_164_186,Inside_187_192,TMhelix_193_215,Outside_216_256,TMhelix_257_279,Inside_280_299,TMhelix_300_322,Outside_323_331,TMhelix_332_349,Inside_350_361,TMhelix_362_381,Outside_382_394) codes for MNNSKNANLNKLFSFLLKKECVIAIYLLLAIIAGYKQYHHHTYNNYLIFKYVYWHTVDLQNLYNNYPEYLDSNHYGPLFSVFIAPFALLPDGLGAVLWNVANVLILLWGIYSLPISLNKRTIIAWICAHEALTALFSFQFNIALTGIILLSFSYLIKKKEIQSAFFIAFGTLVKLYGIVGLAFFFFSQKKLKFIVGCFIAFAVLFALPMVISSPAFVIQSYSDWYHSLAHKNDLNASLTSFQDISLMGIVRRTTGNINIPNTPFLLVGLILFGLPYLRIKQYKHLGFRLMLLASTLIFTVIFSSGSESPTYIIAFAGVAIWFMIQQSPKNGWIIALFIFAFILTSLSPTDIFPRPVKEFIRLYSLKALPCVIIWLTIIYQMMKEDFESYLIADK; via the coding sequence ATGAATAACTCAAAAAACGCTAATCTTAACAAACTCTTCTCATTTCTGTTAAAAAAGGAATGCGTAATTGCCATTTATCTGCTATTGGCTATTATAGCGGGTTATAAACAGTACCACCATCACACTTACAACAACTATCTGATTTTCAAATACGTATATTGGCATACGGTAGATCTTCAAAATTTATACAATAACTATCCAGAATATTTAGACAGTAACCACTACGGACCTTTATTTTCAGTTTTTATTGCCCCTTTTGCACTGTTGCCCGATGGTTTAGGCGCTGTGCTTTGGAATGTGGCCAATGTATTGATTTTGCTCTGGGGAATTTATAGTCTGCCGATATCGTTAAACAAACGGACAATTATTGCCTGGATCTGTGCACACGAAGCCTTAACTGCACTCTTTAGTTTTCAGTTTAATATCGCCCTAACGGGGATTATTTTACTCAGTTTTTCTTATCTTATTAAAAAGAAGGAGATACAGTCTGCTTTTTTTATCGCCTTTGGTACTTTGGTTAAATTATATGGAATTGTTGGACTGGCATTTTTCTTTTTCAGCCAGAAAAAGCTAAAATTTATCGTAGGCTGTTTTATTGCTTTTGCGGTATTGTTTGCACTGCCAATGGTTATTTCATCTCCAGCATTTGTCATTCAATCATATAGCGACTGGTACCATTCTCTTGCCCATAAAAATGATTTAAATGCATCATTAACTTCATTCCAGGACATTTCTTTGATGGGTATTGTAAGACGGACAACAGGTAACATAAACATTCCAAATACTCCATTTTTATTGGTTGGTCTTATATTATTTGGTTTGCCTTATTTACGGATTAAGCAATATAAACACCTCGGCTTTCGGTTAATGTTATTGGCATCAACACTTATTTTTACGGTTATATTTAGCAGCGGTTCTGAATCGCCAACCTATATTATAGCTTTCGCAGGTGTTGCCATCTGGTTTATGATACAACAAAGCCCTAAAAATGGATGGATAATAGCCTTATTTATTTTTGCATTTATATTAACCAGCCTATCGCCAACCGATATTTTCCCGAGGCCAGTTAAAGAATTTATTCGTCTATATTCGCTTAAAGCCCTACCTTGCGTTATCATTTGGCTAACCATAATTTATCAAATGATGAAAGAAGATTTTGAGTCTTATCTGATTGCCGATAAATGA
- a CDS encoding peptidoglycan/xylan/chitin deacetylase (PgdA/CDA1 family) (product_source=COG0726; cath_funfam=1.20.1440.60; cog=COG0726; pfam=PF01522; superfamily=88713): MVLLSFDIEEFDMPFEYGKDISFEDQIAISRAGTISILDILDKYEVKATFFCTVIFAENIPDLIKRITETGHELASHGYYHSDFKAEHLLQSKLKLEELSGKEITGYRMARMMPVDEKEIEKAGYTYNTSINPTYLPGRYNNFNVSRTHFIKNNVLQIPASVSPLIRFPLFWLSFHNLPLGIYKTLASWTYKKDKYLNIYFHPWEFTDLEDFDRFGFPAYVRKNTGTKMVKRTEDLILWMKAKNYPFGTFQEFIRTISAN, translated from the coding sequence ATGGTATTGTTAAGTTTTGATATCGAAGAGTTTGATATGCCTTTTGAATATGGAAAAGATATTTCTTTCGAAGATCAGATTGCCATTTCGAGGGCTGGCACCATTTCCATTTTAGATATTTTGGATAAATATGAGGTGAAGGCTACTTTTTTTTGTACGGTTATTTTTGCCGAAAATATTCCCGATCTGATTAAAAGAATTACAGAAACAGGGCACGAACTTGCCTCGCATGGTTATTACCATTCTGATTTTAAAGCCGAACATCTTCTCCAATCCAAACTAAAATTAGAAGAACTCTCTGGTAAAGAAATTACAGGTTACCGCATGGCGAGAATGATGCCCGTTGACGAAAAGGAAATTGAAAAAGCTGGATATACTTATAATACTTCCATTAATCCAACCTATTTACCGGGCCGATACAATAATTTTAATGTCTCCAGAACACACTTCATTAAAAATAATGTACTGCAAATTCCAGCTTCGGTAAGCCCATTAATTAGGTTTCCGTTATTTTGGTTATCTTTTCACAATCTGCCTCTAGGCATTTACAAAACATTGGCCAGCTGGACATACAAAAAAGATAAATACCTGAATATCTATTTCCACCCTTGGGAATTTACAGATTTAGAAGATTTTGATCGCTTTGGTTTCCCGGCTTACGTAAGAAAAAATACAGGTACAAAAATGGTAAAACGTACAGAAGATCTTATTTTGTGGATGAAGGCTAAAAATTATCCTTTTGGCACCTTTCAGGAATTTATCCGTACTATTTCTGCAAACTGA
- a CDS encoding hypothetical protein (product_source=Hypo-rule applied; cath_funfam=1.10.8.210) — MAINSLMTKKADIAYFTIKGARTLRRSYWNKPLTHLNFLMVKADIAHLSLRTLRRSYWNSALTFLHFLMVKTDRHGL, encoded by the coding sequence ATGGCCATAAACTCCTTAATGACCAAAAAAGCCGATATAGCCTATTTCACCATTAAGGGAGCAAGGACGTTAAGAAGATCATATTGGAACAAACCCTTAACTCATCTTAACTTCTTAATGGTGAAAGCCGATATAGCTCATTTATCATTAAGGACATTAAGAAGATCATATTGGAACAGTGCCTTAACTTTTCTTCACTTCTTAATGGTGAAAACAGATAGACATGGACTATAA
- a CDS encoding hypothetical protein (product_source=Hypo-rule applied; pfam=PF09411; superfamily=56931) yields the protein MKKQLLSFILVITGCTFTKAQIAPENHSIIIKPIFGTHVNNDQGHLFQDQITGFDAAYFKDISQNSDKWIGFGGAKSYGIGFIFRDLSKLKGTKDTSANAFGQVYGLVAQMDFQLFKVGKAKFNFTPGVGLGYTNKYYFNNTKNRFLGSPINETIKADLGMELPMSEYADLLVGFGFLHVSNGGATVPNGGLNTGNIYIGLKLNNPKTLTTERKSTYTTLQRNSIELSAGLGARGVFANRNKSLYKSGLYAGYNFYLNDVLSLKAGADAVYYYTVFDPNNYLETFQNYGTSYDKWRTGISIGADINLWRVTVAAQIGKYIHYNRLMDKATWYWTFGPTFNITPHIGLQAKTYMHFAQADYVNWGVVYKF from the coding sequence ATGAAAAAACAACTACTTTCTTTTATTCTCGTTATTACGGGTTGCACATTTACCAAGGCTCAAATTGCTCCAGAAAATCATTCGATTATTATTAAGCCCATATTTGGTACACATGTAAATAATGATCAGGGACATCTGTTTCAGGATCAGATTACGGGATTTGACGCGGCATATTTTAAAGACATCAGTCAGAACAGCGATAAATGGATTGGATTTGGTGGTGCCAAATCTTACGGGATCGGCTTTATTTTTAGAGACCTGAGCAAACTGAAGGGTACAAAAGATACCTCAGCCAATGCTTTTGGACAGGTATATGGCTTAGTGGCACAGATGGATTTTCAGCTATTCAAAGTCGGAAAAGCTAAATTTAATTTTACACCAGGCGTTGGTTTGGGCTACACGAACAAGTATTACTTTAATAATACCAAAAACAGATTTTTGGGAAGTCCGATTAATGAAACCATTAAAGCAGATTTAGGAATGGAGCTGCCAATGAGTGAATATGCGGATCTATTAGTAGGTTTCGGTTTTCTACACGTATCGAATGGCGGAGCTACTGTACCCAATGGGGGTTTGAATACGGGAAACATTTACATCGGACTTAAACTAAACAATCCGAAAACATTAACTACGGAGCGGAAAAGCACCTACACTACTTTACAGCGTAATTCGATTGAGCTTAGTGCGGGCTTAGGCGCAAGGGGCGTATTTGCAAACAGGAACAAAAGCTTATACAAAAGCGGGTTATATGCAGGTTACAATTTTTACCTGAATGATGTGCTATCGCTTAAGGCTGGTGCGGATGCCGTTTATTATTACACCGTATTTGATCCGAATAATTATTTAGAAACCTTCCAAAACTACGGGACTTCATATGACAAATGGCGTACAGGAATCAGTATTGGTGCCGACATCAACTTATGGCGCGTAACCGTTGCGGCACAGATTGGGAAATACATCCATTACAATAGATTGATGGATAAAGCGACCTGGTACTGGACATTCGGACCTACTTTTAATATTACGCCGCATATTGGCTTACAGGCAAAAACCTATATGCACTTTGCGCAGGCAGATTATGTAAACTGGGGCGTGGTTTACAAATTCTAA